The Bacillus sp. (in: firmicutes) nucleotide sequence ATCTACCAAATAGTTTTTAAAGGAGGGATAAAATGAACTATCGGAAATTATGGATTTCTCTTAGTTTAGTTATCATTATTTCTTTTGCGATATTAGGCTATTATGGCGGACGTATTTATCAAGTCATGCCGCCAATTCCAGATAGGGTTGTAAGCGAAGATGGGATTGAGGTATTTACCGGCCAAGATATTAAAGATGGACAAAATGTTTGGCAATCGATTGGCGGACAAGAACTCGGAAGTATATGGGGGCATGGCGCCTATGTCGCTCCTGACTGGAATGCTGATTGGTTGCACCGTGAAGCGGTATTTATATTAAATAAATGGGGTCAAGCGCAGTTTGGGAACAATTTCGGAGATTTAAACGAGGAACAAAAAGCACAATTACAAGCACGATTAACAAAAGAAATGCGGACAAACACATATAACGAAGCGACGAAAGAAATCGTTATTTCTAAAGACCGCATGGAAGCCTATCAATTCTTAAGTAGTTATTATTCTGGCCTTTTTATGGACAATCCTGATTTTCAAGACTTAAGAAATGAATATGCCATTCCAAAAAATACAATTAAAAGCCAAGAACGCATGGATGTAATGAATGCCTTTTTCTTTTGGAGTACATGGGCAACTGTAACGAATCGTCCTGGTGATGTTGTTTCCTATACAAATAATTGGCCAAGTGAAGTTCTAGTTGAAAATCGTCCAACAAGTGAACTTATTATTTGGTCTGTGATTAGCTTTGTCATGCTGTTAGCCGGAATTGGTGCACTTGCATGGTACTATGCAGTGCAACGCCGCAACGAGCCACATCTTCAAGAAGTTTATCCAGAGAAGGACCCATTATTAGGTTTAACCCCTACTCCTTCAATGAAGTCAACATTAAAATACTTTTGGGTTGTGACTCTTTTAGTAGTCGTCCAAGTGGGACTTGGTGCTGTTACCGCCCACTATGCGGTAGAAGGTTCTGGTTTTTATGGAATCCCAATTCAAGAGTGGCTTCCATATTCTGTTACACGCACATGGCACACCCAATTAGGAATATTGTGGATTGCCACCGCATGGCTTGCAACAGGCCTTTATATGGCACCTGCCGTATCGGGCTATGAGCCAAAAGGGCAGCGTGGTTTAGTCAATTTCTTGTTTGTCTGCCTGCTCATTATTGTTGTAGGCTCAATGGCTGGGCAATGGCTAGGTGTATTCCAAAAATTTGATTTCCAAACAAATTTCTGGTTTGGACATCAAGGCTATGAATATGTAGATTTAGGTCGCTTTTGGCAAATATTCCTTACAATCGGTCTGTTCCTATGGCTATTTTTAATGGGAAGATCACTACTTCCTGCCTTTAAAAAAACAACGGAAGACCGCCATTTATTAGCAATGTTTTTATTAGCTGCAACAGCTATTCCATTGTTTTATGTTCCTGGACTACTATGGGGACAACAGACACATCTCGCGATGGCAGAATATTGGCGCTGGTGGATTGTCCACTTATGGGTTGAAGGGTTTTTCGAAGTGTTTGCAACAGTTATCATCGCTTTTCTATTTACAAGAATGGGATTACTGCGAACAGGGACAGCAACAGCTACCGTCTTGTTCTCGACGGTTATTTTCTTGTTTGGCGGAATCATCGGAACGTTCCACCATTTATACTTTAGCGGAACACCGATGGGTGTTCTTGCCTTTGGAGCAACCTTTAGCGCTTTAGAGGTTGTGCCGCTTGTTTTAATCGGCTTTGAAGCCTATGAGAATTTAACTTTAAGCCGTACAAAGGATTGGGTCAAGGAATACAAATATCCGATTTATTGTTTCGTTTCTGTTGCTTTTTGGAACCTTGTCGGGGCTGGGCTGTTTGGTTTCTTTATTAACCCGCCGATTTCACTTTATTACATGCAAGGCCTTAACACAACACCGCTTCACGGACATACTGCCCTTTTTGGCGTATATGGAATGCTAGGCATTGGCCTTATGCTCTTCTGTTTAAAAGGGCTTACAGGTCAAAAGCATTGGAAAACAAAGCTGTTAAGCTTTTCGTTTTGGGCTATTAATATCGGACTAGCCTTAATGGCATTGTTAAGCCTATTGCCTGTAGGTTTATTGCAAACATGGGCCAGCTTTGAGCACGGCATGTGGTATGCACGTTCAGCCGAATTTCTACAAAAAGATATCGTCCAAACCTTTGTCTGGCTTCGCGTTATTGGTGATACCATTTTTGCAATTGGCGTGGTAGCTTTAGGTTGGTTTATTCTTGGACTGAAAACAGGACGGTCTATTGTCAAGAAAAATGCAATGTAACTTAAATAAGGGGCTGAAAAAACAGCCCCTATGCAATGACTATATCTTTACTAGTAAGCTCTGTTAACTGATAATTGCTTTCTGATGTTAGCTCTTTCATAATCTCCACTAAACGTGAATGATGTGTAAAAAAGATGATTTGCGTCTGCTGCGATAACTCCAATAATATTTTTAATGTTTCCTCTGAACGGACATCATCAAAGTGAACGAGAATATCGTCAACAATAAATGGAATTGGCTCCTGCTCCTCCCCATATTTCTCAATACTTGCAATTCTAAGTGATAAATACAGTTGGTCGGTTGTTCCATCGCTCATACCCTCAATGGCTACTTTATCGCCATTAGGACGAACACCCATTAAGATTGGTTGATCCTTTTCGTCGTAATCGACTACCAACTCAGAAAATGATTGCAATGTCAGCCTTGCAAAAAGCTCCCCAGCACGTTTTAGAATTGGATCTTGATTTTGTTTACGGTAATGCTCAATTCCCTTTTGTAAGAGGATTGAAGCAAGCTTAACTTGAATATACTGTTCTGTGCTATTGGCAAGTTTAGCTAAGACGCTTTCCTTCTTTTGTTCAGCCAACACTGCTGCCGTATTATTGCCATCGATTTTTTCTTCAAATTCTTTTTTTACGACACCGTGGGCTTGCTCCAACTCTGAACGGACAGGCTCGATTTCAACCAGTTTTCTGTTTAATTCTTCTAATTCTATATCGATGCAATCATATTGAAACTGATTAGCTTCTTCAATTAATTGTTGAAGTGACAGCCCACCGCCGATATCGAGCAGTTCTTCTTCAATTGTACGTCTTTTTTCTTCGTACTCCTTCTTTTGGAGAAAGGTTATTTCAACCTTTTCTAATTCTGAGATGGTACTGACTTGTGCTTTGTTCATTAAGTTTTCCAAAACGCTTTCGGCAGTTTCTATCTCCCTAACTGCTTCTTTTATAATTAAATCAATTTTTTTAAGTTGTTTATTTAAATCGATTATCTTTACTTCATCCTGCTTAGCTTGTTGTAAATTTGCGTTTAACTGGGTGACGACAATAT carries:
- a CDS encoding nitric-oxide reductase large subunit, with protein sequence MNYRKLWISLSLVIIISFAILGYYGGRIYQVMPPIPDRVVSEDGIEVFTGQDIKDGQNVWQSIGGQELGSIWGHGAYVAPDWNADWLHREAVFILNKWGQAQFGNNFGDLNEEQKAQLQARLTKEMRTNTYNEATKEIVISKDRMEAYQFLSSYYSGLFMDNPDFQDLRNEYAIPKNTIKSQERMDVMNAFFFWSTWATVTNRPGDVVSYTNNWPSEVLVENRPTSELIIWSVISFVMLLAGIGALAWYYAVQRRNEPHLQEVYPEKDPLLGLTPTPSMKSTLKYFWVVTLLVVVQVGLGAVTAHYAVEGSGFYGIPIQEWLPYSVTRTWHTQLGILWIATAWLATGLYMAPAVSGYEPKGQRGLVNFLFVCLLIIVVGSMAGQWLGVFQKFDFQTNFWFGHQGYEYVDLGRFWQIFLTIGLFLWLFLMGRSLLPAFKKTTEDRHLLAMFLLAATAIPLFYVPGLLWGQQTHLAMAEYWRWWIVHLWVEGFFEVFATVIIAFLFTRMGLLRTGTATATVLFSTVIFLFGGIIGTFHHLYFSGTPMGVLAFGATFSALEVVPLVLIGFEAYENLTLSRTKDWVKEYKYPIYCFVSVAFWNLVGAGLFGFFINPPISLYYMQGLNTTPLHGHTALFGVYGMLGIGLMLFCLKGLTGQKHWKTKLLSFSFWAINIGLALMALLSLLPVGLLQTWASFEHGMWYARSAEFLQKDIVQTFVWLRVIGDTIFAIGVVALGWFILGLKTGRSIVKKNAM